In Amyelois transitella isolate CPQ chromosome 26, ilAmyTran1.1, whole genome shotgun sequence, the following proteins share a genomic window:
- the LOC106138216 gene encoding lactosylceramide 1,3-N-acetyl-beta-D-glucosaminyltransferase-like: protein MTVVVRIFDIIIALTPIVFLLLLLCAVLTKVPLKNLTISKKSYPADDENSTQPILTREVYISGYERPHPELCPNLGAKLSLLILIPSSPINRLARNAIRKTWGHYAFRSDISIAFIIGTSLQHLKRDIDEEDELYGDIIVGRFIDTYKNLTLKTLSILEWIDVYCPKVPKLLKCDDDMFINVPRLLQFIKVPSRVNATKTIWGNVVKKSLPNRSKRSKYFVSRLQYPDTVFPDYMTGPAYLLTTDVTKDILAAAPNEVYLTVEDVFVTGLIASKLGIKRQHAPEFSTTKTLLPCAVKKLISIHMMAYYEQFDLWTNLLDGTMQCADKNNNMLN from the coding sequence ATGACAGTTGTGGTGCGAATATTCGACATAATCATAGCGTTAACTCCAATCGTCTTTCTACTTCTGCTGCTTTGCGCTGTGTTAACGAAAGTACCACTGAAAAACCTGACAATATCAAAAAAGTCATATCCAGCTGATGATGAGAACTCTACTCAACCTATACTAACAAGAGAAGTGTACATTAGCGGCTATGAGAGACCACATCCAGAATTATGTCCGAATTTAGGTGCAAAATTGAGCCTGCTTATTCTTATACCATCATCACCTATAAACCGTCTAGCAAGGAACGCTATTCGGAAGACTTGGGGACATTACGCTTTCCGGTCAGACATTTCGATAGCTTTTATCATCGGTACTTCTTTACAACATCTGAAACGTGATATAGATGAAGAAGATGAGCTGTATGGTGATATAATTGTTGGAAGATTCATCGATACATATAAGAATCTTACGCTAAAGACGCTCTCAATTCTTGAATGGATAGATGTCTACTGTCCAAAGGTACCAAAATTGCTCAAATGCGACGacgatatgtttataaatgtaCCAAGATTGTTACAATTCATAAAAGTGCCGTCGAGGGTAAACGCGACAAAAACAATTTGGGGCAATGTCGTGAAGAAATCGCTACCAAACCGTTCGAAACGATCTAAATACTTCGTTTCACGTCTACAGTATCCCGACACGGTCTTCCCTGATTACATGACCGGCCCAGCGTACTTGCTGACGACTGATGTAACGAAAGACATTTTAGCTGCTGCTCCGAATGAGGTGTATTTGACAGTTGAAGATGTATTCGTGACTGGTTTAATCGCGAGTAAACTCGGGATAAAACGCCAGCATGCTCCAGAATTCTCAACAACCAAGACTTTGCTTCCGTGCGCCGTTAAGAAACTGATATCCATTCATATGATGGCATATTATGAACAGTTTGATCTGTGGACGAATTTACTTGACGGGACGATGCAGTGtgctgataaaaataataatatgcttAATTAA
- the LOC106138236 gene encoding protein shisa-5 isoform X2, with product MGFFDHDDDDDFRKISKHFHNHSHEDFEDNTMEIVGSVIGCIAFALVVICLIKCCCRRNRGQVLQPPPGQHTTVVVPATPAPYPQQTYPPAPYPQTTPYPHPAPYPQQAPYPQQSPYPHGMPQPHTSPYPPNAPDASALPPTYEQVMGPADSTPHAKQPPYNPYLSH from the exons ATGGGTTTCTTTGATCACgacgatgatgatgattttagA AAAATCAGCAAACACTTTCACAACCATAGCCACGAGGATTTCGAAGACAACACCATGGAGATAGTGGGGAGCGTGATCGGGTGCATAGCATTCGCTCTGGTCGTCATATGCCTCATCAAGTGCTGCTGCAGGAGGAACAGGGGTCAGGTGTTGCAGC CGCCCCCAGGCCAACACACGACAGTAGTTGTGCCGGCCACCCCAGCGCCTTACCCACAGCAGACGTACCCCCCGGCGCCGTACCCACAAACAACCCCGTACCCTCACCCCGCGCCGTACCCGCAGCAGGCGCCGTACCCGCAGCAGTCGCCGTACCCACACGGCATGCCGCAGCCGCACACGTCGCCGTATCCGCCCAACGCGCCCGATGCCAGCG cgcTCCCACCAACATACGAACAGGTCATGGGCCCAGCTGATTCGACGCCCCACGCCAAACAACCTCCTTACAATCCGTATCTTTCACATTAA
- the LOC106138215 gene encoding beta-1,3-galactosyltransferase 5-like — MGAVRRSHVAALAGVAALLLLLLARLPPPAALPPPPAPLYPRETSTVPPPPTPAANKTTPAPVTSPPVPVKSVPPAPLVVVPPKVTVKNSSAPVLTGDVYVAGHERPHPELCPSLGAKLRLLILVTSAPSHSAAREAVRMTWGHFNIRSDIAFAFVIGIPPDTVRPAIEAEDMLYGDIIVGRFLDSYSNLTLKTLSMLEWVDTYCPRVQRILKTDDDMFINVPKLMEFAKAPSRVNATKTIWGKVVKKSLPKRTSRSKYYVSPLQFPGKVFPDFTTGPAYLLTTDVIRDILAAAPAEPYLRLEDVFVTGVLGSKLGIKRQHATEFYNRKIAHPCAVQRGIAVHMVRFHEQFDLWRKLLDGKMKCAS; from the coding sequence ATGGGTGCGGTGCGGCGTTCCCACGTGGCGGCGCTGGCGGGGGTCGCGGCCCTACTGCTCCTGCTGCTGGCGAGGCTGCCCCCGCCCGCCGCGCTGCCCCCGCCCCCCGCGCCGCTCTACCCCCGCGAGACGTCCACCGTACCGCCCCCCCCCACGCCCGCCGCGAACAAAACCACACCCGCGCCAGTCACCTCACCCCCCGTTCCAGTCAAATCCGTCCCTCCAGCTCCACTTGTAGTTGTTCCACCTAAAGTCACAGTCAAGAACTCCTCGGCGCCGGTTCTAACTGGCGACGTCTATGTGGCCGGCCACGAGAGACCTCACCCGGAACTGTGCCCGTCTTTGGGCGCCAAATTGAGACTGTTAATCCTCGTGACGTCAGCACCCTCCCATTCCGCGGCGCGGGAAGCCGTGCGGATGACTTGGGGACATTTCAATATACGTTCCGACATCGCGTTCGCTTTCGTCATAGGTATACCACCGGACACGGTCAGACCAGCGATTGAAGCGGAAGATATGTTGTACGGTGACATTATCGTGGGTCGTTTCCTAGACTCTTACTCGAATCTCACATTAAAAACTCTCTCTATGCTCGAATGGGTGGACACGTACTGCCCTCGGGTACAAAGAATACTCAAAACAGACGATGACATGTTCATCAATGTCCCGAAGTTGATGGAATTCGCGAAAGCACCGTCGCGGGTGAACGCGACGAAAACAATTTGGGGTAAGGTCGTGAAGAAGTCGCTGCCGAAGCGGACGAGCCGGTCGAAGTATTACGTCTCCCCGCTACAGTTTCCAGGAAAGGTTTTTCCTGATTTCACGACTGGTCCAGCGTATTTGCTGACGACTGACGTCATAAGGGATATTTTAGCCGCCGCTCCGGCCGAGCCGTATTTGAGGCTCGAAGACGTTTTTGTGACGGGCGTGCTTGGGAGTAAACTGGGCATAAAAAGGCAGCATGCCACAGAGTTTTATAATAGAAAGATAGCGCACCCGTGCGCCGTGCAAAGGGGGATCGCTGTGCATATGGTTAGGTTTCATGAGCAGTTTGATCTCTGGAGGAAATTGCTCGATGGCAAGATGAAATGTGCGAGCTAG
- the LOC106138236 gene encoding protein shisa-5 isoform X3, translating into MEIVGSVIGCIAFALVVICLIKCCCRRNRGQVLQPAPSIPPVPPGPNNVVQIVQRTYVPVHPGAAPPGQHTTVVVPATPAPYPQQTYPPAPYPQTTPYPHPAPYPQQAPYPQQSPYPHGMPQPHTSPYPPNAPDASALPPTYEQVMGPADSTPHAKQPPYNPYLSH; encoded by the exons ATGGAGATAGTGGGGAGCGTGATCGGGTGCATAGCATTCGCTCTGGTCGTCATATGCCTCATCAAGTGCTGCTGCAGGAGGAACAGGGGTCAGGTGTTGCAGC CGGCCCCCTCGATCCCCCCCGTGCCCCCCGGGCCTAACAATGTGGTTCAGATAGTACAGCGGACCTACGTACCTGTTCACCCCGGGGCAG CGCCCCCAGGCCAACACACGACAGTAGTTGTGCCGGCCACCCCAGCGCCTTACCCACAGCAGACGTACCCCCCGGCGCCGTACCCACAAACAACCCCGTACCCTCACCCCGCGCCGTACCCGCAGCAGGCGCCGTACCCGCAGCAGTCGCCGTACCCACACGGCATGCCGCAGCCGCACACGTCGCCGTATCCGCCCAACGCGCCCGATGCCAGCG cgcTCCCACCAACATACGAACAGGTCATGGGCCCAGCTGATTCGACGCCCCACGCCAAACAACCTCCTTACAATCCGTATCTTTCACATTAA
- the LOC106138236 gene encoding protein shisa-5 isoform X1, which translates to MGFFDHDDDDDFRKISKHFHNHSHEDFEDNTMEIVGSVIGCIAFALVVICLIKCCCRRNRGQVLQPAPSIPPVPPGPNNVVQIVQRTYVPVHPGAAPPGQHTTVVVPATPAPYPQQTYPPAPYPQTTPYPHPAPYPQQAPYPQQSPYPHGMPQPHTSPYPPNAPDASALPPTYEQVMGPADSTPHAKQPPYNPYLSH; encoded by the exons ATGGGTTTCTTTGATCACgacgatgatgatgattttagA AAAATCAGCAAACACTTTCACAACCATAGCCACGAGGATTTCGAAGACAACACCATGGAGATAGTGGGGAGCGTGATCGGGTGCATAGCATTCGCTCTGGTCGTCATATGCCTCATCAAGTGCTGCTGCAGGAGGAACAGGGGTCAGGTGTTGCAGC CGGCCCCCTCGATCCCCCCCGTGCCCCCCGGGCCTAACAATGTGGTTCAGATAGTACAGCGGACCTACGTACCTGTTCACCCCGGGGCAG CGCCCCCAGGCCAACACACGACAGTAGTTGTGCCGGCCACCCCAGCGCCTTACCCACAGCAGACGTACCCCCCGGCGCCGTACCCACAAACAACCCCGTACCCTCACCCCGCGCCGTACCCGCAGCAGGCGCCGTACCCGCAGCAGTCGCCGTACCCACACGGCATGCCGCAGCCGCACACGTCGCCGTATCCGCCCAACGCGCCCGATGCCAGCG cgcTCCCACCAACATACGAACAGGTCATGGGCCCAGCTGATTCGACGCCCCACGCCAAACAACCTCCTTACAATCCGTATCTTTCACATTAA